One segment of Saprospiraceae bacterium DNA contains the following:
- a CDS encoding ATP-dependent Clp protease adaptor ClpS: MQPSPYISNYEKPLWEEDEDVLVEDDIGSNMPAHIVVYNDDFNTFEWVIESFMAILKHTHEQAEQLSLIIHFKGKATVKSGGKEELIPLCEALLERGLSAEVISED; this comes from the coding sequence ATGCAACCCAGTCCATACATTTCCAATTACGAAAAACCCCTTTGGGAAGAAGACGAGGATGTGCTCGTGGAAGACGACATTGGCTCCAATATGCCCGCGCATATTGTGGTCTATAACGACGATTTCAACACCTTCGAGTGGGTCATCGAATCTTTCATGGCGATTCTGAAACATACCCACGAGCAGGCAGAACAACTTTCTCTTATTATTCATTTCAAGGGAAAGGCCACCGTGAAATCGGGCGGCAAGGAGGAGCTGATTCCGCTCTGCGAAGCCCTGCTCGAACGCGGCCTTTCTGCCGAAGTCATCAGCGAGGATTGA
- the aat gene encoding leucyl/phenylalanyl-tRNA--protein transferase — MPVFWLNDTELSFPHPSLAEGGGLLAIGRDLSVERLVLAYRNGIFPWFEEDGYFYWYSPDPRWVLFLRELRVHKSMRSIFNANRFRYTLDTAFEQVMQACAATPRRGQHEGSWITETFVEQYGQLHQQGVAHSVEVWEGTALVAGLYGLALGKVFYGESMFTLVPNASKAGFITLVRALERAGFWLIDCQQQTSHLQSLGARGISRELFLEFMAKNVYEKTLVGRWEFDDAQGIRLAHQG, encoded by the coding sequence TTGCCCGTATTTTGGCTCAACGACACCGAACTTTCTTTCCCCCATCCCTCACTCGCTGAGGGGGGCGGCTTGCTGGCCATCGGGCGAGATTTGAGCGTGGAACGGCTCGTGCTGGCTTATCGCAATGGTATTTTTCCATGGTTCGAGGAGGACGGATATTTTTACTGGTACTCGCCCGACCCGCGTTGGGTGTTGTTTCTCAGAGAGTTGAGGGTGCATAAAAGCATGCGTTCCATATTCAATGCCAACAGATTTCGCTACACCCTCGACACGGCCTTTGAACAGGTGATGCAAGCTTGCGCAGCGACCCCCCGACGGGGACAGCACGAAGGCTCGTGGATTACGGAGACGTTTGTGGAGCAATACGGTCAGTTGCACCAGCAAGGAGTGGCACATTCCGTCGAGGTGTGGGAGGGGACTGCGCTTGTGGCTGGGCTTTATGGCTTGGCGCTGGGCAAGGTCTTTTATGGCGAAAGTATGTTCACCCTCGTGCCCAACGCTTCCAAGGCGGGTTTCATCACCCTCGTGCGGGCGCTCGAACGCGCCGGGTTTTGGCTTATTGATTGCCAACAGCAGACGAGCCATTTGCAAAGCCTAGGGGCGAGAGGCATCTCCCGCGAGTTGTTTTTGGAGTTTATGGCCAAAAACGTGTATGAAAAAACCTTGGTGGGCCGCTGGGAATTCGACGACGCACAAGGCATCCGGCTGGCGCATCAAGGATAG
- a CDS encoding RNA polymerase sigma factor, producing the protein MNIDPQLLSAAHRGDRKAQYALYRVCFPVLMAVCMRYRRDEQAAAAALNSGFLKIVQNLARYRREDVPFEAWIRRIMINTVIDEFRREKKWRELTVFTDAVERDYDEAIDWNEAEQRLSIQYLETLLHRLPPVTQQVFNLFALDGFSHREIGEMLDISEGTSKWHVNHARQKLQAWIKTELNPAI; encoded by the coding sequence ATGAACATTGACCCGCAATTGCTCTCCGCCGCGCACCGAGGCGACCGCAAGGCACAATATGCCCTCTACCGTGTGTGTTTCCCGGTACTGATGGCTGTTTGCATGCGTTATCGGCGCGACGAGCAAGCGGCGGCGGCGGCGCTCAATAGCGGGTTTCTGAAAATCGTTCAAAACCTCGCTCGATATCGCCGCGAAGACGTGCCCTTCGAAGCATGGATTCGGCGCATCATGATAAACACGGTGATTGACGAGTTCAGGCGCGAGAAAAAATGGCGCGAGCTGACCGTCTTCACGGATGCGGTGGAACGCGACTACGACGAGGCCATTGACTGGAATGAGGCCGAACAGCGCCTTTCGATACAATATCTCGAAACCTTGCTGCATCGCCTTCCTCCGGTGACGCAGCAGGTGTTCAATCTGTTCGCGCTCGATGGGTTCAGCCACCGCGAAATCGGCGAAATGCTCGACATCAGCGAAGGGACTTCCAAATGGCACGTCAATCATGCCCGACAAAAACTGCAAGCTTGGATAAAAACCGAACTTAACCCCGCCATCTGA
- a CDS encoding gliding motility-associated C-terminal domain-containing protein: MTLRLPILSLLLLWSINLSAQLIYYVRSTNPYDLSLSNTKFDFGVIDASTCKDSTIFPIKPNDLLTFAMDIAICPDGNFYVSGSGMDGKTRVGVLNLQDSSIHILTDKPMPGSNSLTCDANGVLYGGSVWNLFTYDTKTGAIDTLGFLGHSLAGDLTFRDGKLYGTTSSNHLLEIDTATPTASQPVFQYSLPNTLRALGVVTDARSCDSAITYITVTNEQTLGITDTINEIYAIDPVAQTTTFVCETRGVIFGAASPTEFLASDCSVRLDLDADNSSGTPGGDYLAPPLCPGTALVAAADTDATFHSGYRVDSLHARLLPPAPDAPLEYLTAQASGSVGVAGQGTGWLTLSVAAGTALPAANADFQAVLRSLRWHNDAAPFTPGQRTVEVVAFAANGLRDTARAFIPVPQPLSAGRDTALALCADAPPFDLAALLEAGASPGGAWSPSTASGNSVFSPQNDASGTYTYLVGNSVCPADTATVSVSVLPLPAFSLGGDASFCAGDTLALAAPAVALWQDGTLATSHNVSQPGLYWAEIADANGCRWRDSVLVEARQPSVSQHFATTCFGKTYAWNNQAFSADTSVCATYAAANGCDSLDCLNLSFFYPSLALDTSVCAGQTLSWLGQAFPAQPGVFQDTLPHDGCLTAVTLNLSVTPLATVALARSVCAGDSLIFNGRTLVAPGVYLDTLPASVGGGCDTAVTLTLGWLALPKPEITGATQVCAGATATLSAAGDFVAWAWSGGESASSVVAEAGTHSVTVTDANGCRGADTVLVAEVPPVAAVWDTAPPLCHGQASGFIELADVSGGAPPLAFRLNNGAPSGSAFFQNLAAGEWQVSVKDSAGCEAVFSFDLQDPPALAVDLGAGQLLREGESYAIPVSINQSGQFSYAWSPPQGLSCADCANPVAMPSQTTTYTLFLESANGCAASGSVMLRVQAAAPEVYAPNVFSPNGDGWNDFFTLFGNAENFAQIELLQVFDRWGGMMFEGKGLPLNDERRGWDGTWRGKKAQPGVYVWRAEIRRADGTLERKSGEVTVLR; this comes from the coding sequence ATGACACTTCGGCTGCCAATACTCTCGCTGTTGTTGCTTTGGAGCATCAACCTGTCCGCCCAGTTGATATATTATGTCAGGTCAACTAACCCCTATGACCTATCCCTGTCAAATACCAAATTTGATTTCGGGGTTATAGACGCGAGCACCTGCAAGGATTCCACCATTTTTCCAATAAAACCCAATGATTTATTAACCTTCGCAATGGACATTGCGATTTGTCCCGACGGCAATTTTTATGTGTCTGGCTCGGGGATGGATGGAAAAACAAGAGTCGGGGTATTGAACCTACAGGATTCCTCGATACATATCCTTACTGATAAACCAATGCCTGGCTCCAACTCGCTCACCTGCGATGCCAACGGGGTGCTGTACGGCGGGAGCGTGTGGAACCTGTTCACCTACGACACGAAAACGGGCGCCATAGACACGCTTGGGTTTCTGGGGCACTCCTTAGCGGGCGACCTGACGTTTCGCGACGGCAAGCTGTACGGCACCACATCGTCCAACCATTTGCTCGAGATAGACACGGCCACCCCCACTGCCTCGCAGCCTGTTTTTCAGTACTCGCTTCCCAACACCCTCAGAGCGTTGGGTGTCGTGACCGACGCAAGGAGCTGCGATTCGGCCATCACTTACATCACCGTGACAAACGAGCAGACTCTTGGCATCACCGACACCATCAACGAAATCTACGCCATAGACCCCGTGGCGCAGACCACGACTTTTGTTTGCGAGACACGAGGGGTTATTTTCGGTGCCGCCTCCCCCACCGAGTTCCTCGCCTCCGACTGCTCCGTCCGCCTTGACCTCGACGCGGACAATTCCAGCGGGACGCCCGGCGGCGATTACCTCGCCCCGCCCCTCTGCCCCGGCACCGCCCTCGTGGCCGCCGCCGACACCGATGCCACCTTCCACTCCGGCTACCGCGTGGACTCACTGCACGCGCGCCTGCTGCCGCCCGCGCCCGACGCGCCGCTCGAATACCTCACGGCCCAGGCCTCCGGCTCGGTCGGCGTGGCGGGGCAGGGCACTGGCTGGCTCACGCTGAGCGTGGCCGCCGGCACCGCCCTGCCCGCGGCGAACGCCGATTTTCAGGCCGTGCTGCGCTCGCTGCGCTGGCACAACGATGCCGCGCCCTTCACCCCCGGCCAGCGCACGGTGGAGGTGGTGGCCTTTGCCGCCAACGGCCTGCGCGACACGGCCCGCGCCTTCATCCCCGTGCCGCAGCCGCTCAGCGCCGGGCGCGACACGGCGCTGGCGCTGTGCGCCGACGCGCCACCTTTCGACTTGGCCGCGCTGCTCGAGGCGGGCGCTTCCCCCGGCGGCGCCTGGTCGCCTTCGACAGCATCGGGCAACAGCGTTTTTTCTCCTCAAAATGACGCGAGCGGCACATACACCTACCTCGTCGGCAACAGCGTGTGCCCAGCGGACACGGCCACGGTGAGCGTGAGCGTGCTGCCCTTGCCCGCCTTTTCGCTGGGCGGCGATGCGTCTTTTTGTGCGGGCGACACGCTCGCCCTTGCCGCCCCCGCCGTCGCCCTTTGGCAGGACGGCACCCTCGCAACGAGCCACAACGTGAGCCAGCCGGGGCTTTATTGGGCTGAAATCGCCGATGCCAACGGCTGCCGCTGGCGCGACAGCGTGCTGGTGGAGGCGAGGCAGCCGAGCGTGTCGCAACACTTCGCCACGACTTGTTTTGGGAAAACGTACGCATGGAACAATCAGGCGTTCAGCGCCGACACGAGCGTGTGCGCCACCTACGCCGCCGCGAACGGCTGCGACTCGCTGGACTGCCTGAACCTCTCCTTTTTTTATCCAAGTTTGGCGCTCGACACCTCAGTATGCGCCGGCCAGACGCTCTCGTGGCTGGGTCAAGCCTTCCCCGCACAGCCGGGCGTTTTTCAGGACACATTGCCCCACGACGGCTGCCTGACCGCCGTGACGCTGAACCTTTCGGTGACGCCCCTGGCGACGGTCGCGCTCGCCCGGAGCGTTTGCGCGGGCGATTCGCTGATTTTCAACGGGAGGACACTTGTCGCGCCGGGGGTTTACCTCGACACGCTGCCCGCATCCGTGGGCGGCGGCTGCGACACCGCCGTGACGTTGACGCTCGGCTGGCTGGCCTTGCCGAAGCCCGAGATAACGGGCGCGACGCAGGTGTGCGCGGGCGCGACGGCGACGCTCTCGGCGGCGGGCGATTTCGTGGCGTGGGCATGGTCGGGGGGCGAGAGCGCGTCGAGCGTCGTCGCGGAAGCTGGCACCCATTCGGTGACGGTGACAGATGCCAACGGCTGCCGGGGGGCCGACACGGTGCTCGTGGCCGAGGTGCCGCCCGTGGCGGCCGTCTGGGACACGGCCCCGCCGCTTTGTCACGGGCAGGCGAGCGGGTTCATCGAGTTGGCCGATGTTTCCGGCGGCGCGCCGCCCCTTGCTTTTCGACTGAACAACGGCGCCCCGTCGGGTTCCGCCTTTTTCCAAAACCTTGCCGCGGGCGAGTGGCAAGTGTCGGTGAAAGACAGCGCGGGCTGTGAGGCCGTTTTTTCCTTCGATCTTCAAGACCCTCCCGCGCTGGCGGTAGATTTGGGCGCCGGGCAGTTGCTCCGGGAGGGCGAGTCGTACGCCATCCCCGTGAGCATCAACCAGTCGGGGCAGTTCAGTTACGCATGGTCGCCGCCCCAAGGGCTTTCGTGCGCCGATTGCGCCAACCCCGTGGCGATGCCCTCGCAGACGACGACCTACACGCTTTTTCTGGAAAGCGCCAACGGCTGCGCGGCCTCCGGCTCCGTGATGCTGCGCGTGCAGGCCGCCGCGCCCGAGGTGTACGCGCCCAACGTTTTTTCGCCCAACGGCGACGGGTGGAACGACTTTTTCACGCTGTTCGGCAACGCGGAGAATTTTGCGCAAATCGAGCTGCTCCAAGTCTTCGACCGATGGGGAGGAATGATGTTCGAGGGCAAGGGGCTGCCGCTCAACGACGAGCGGCGCGGGTGGGACGGCACTTGGCGGGGCAAAAAAGCCCAGCCGGGGGTGTACGTGTGGCGGGCCGAGATTCGGCGGGCCGACGGGACGCTCGAGCGCAAGTCGGGGGAAGTGACGGTGTTGCGGTGA
- a CDS encoding glycosyltransferase, producing the protein MLQDFVWSCLFWLYVAATLTQLLVWWRVFGKLASATLHPPPSTFHPLPSTFHLPPVSIILCARNEADNLRRYLPKILAQQYPGEWEAIVVDDASEDETPAVLQFFLKKNARLRVVRISEKRHAGKKHALAQGVAAAKHNHLLLTDADCEPVSPHWLLQMTRVLVERPETEIVLGYGPMKRIDLLRWRDLSEGDCHFFDWKGKFCNRNRVYSAKNLTKPVGKKAFPSPKASTATSLIESGWLNTWSRFETAHTAMQYLSFALAGMPYMGVGRNLAFKRAAYERVGGFEAHWDVPSGDDDLLVNAAATSRNTAICLHPDAFVFSESKKTWREWVRQKQRHLGAGKRYRWRHQAVLASVSLSHVLHYLMFVALLAAGFGMVSVVFLFCLRSASLLFLYWKILPKLRESSLLSLIPSCDALLAAYYGAFVPFFLIKPQSSRSTWKQ; encoded by the coding sequence ATGCTGCAAGATTTTGTTTGGTCATGCTTGTTCTGGCTCTATGTGGCCGCCACACTGACACAGTTGTTGGTGTGGTGGCGTGTTTTCGGCAAGTTGGCCTCCGCCACCCTCCACCCTCCGCCCTCTACCTTCCACCCTCTACCCTCCACCTTCCACCTTCCACCCGTCTCCATCATCCTCTGCGCCCGCAACGAGGCCGACAACCTGCGCCGCTATTTGCCGAAAATTTTGGCCCAACAATATCCGGGCGAATGGGAGGCCATCGTCGTGGACGACGCTTCGGAGGATGAAACGCCCGCCGTTTTGCAGTTTTTCTTGAAAAAAAATGCCCGTTTGCGCGTGGTTCGCATTTCTGAAAAAAGACATGCCGGAAAAAAACACGCCCTCGCGCAGGGCGTTGCGGCGGCCAAACACAACCATCTGCTGCTGACCGACGCAGACTGCGAACCAGTGTCTCCGCATTGGCTGTTGCAGATGACGAGGGTGCTGGTCGAAAGGCCGGAGACGGAAATTGTTTTGGGATACGGGCCGATGAAAAGAATAGACTTGTTGCGGTGGAGAGATTTGAGTGAAGGGGATTGTCATTTTTTCGACTGGAAAGGCAAATTTTGCAATCGAAATCGGGTATATTCGGCGAAAAATTTAACGAAGCCAGTCGGAAAAAAGGCTTTCCCTTCGCCAAAGGCCTCCACCGCAACAAGTCTAATTGAGAGCGGCTGGCTGAACACTTGGTCGCGCTTCGAGACCGCGCACACGGCCATGCAATACCTATCGTTCGCGCTGGCTGGCATGCCCTACATGGGTGTGGGCCGCAATCTGGCGTTCAAACGAGCGGCCTACGAACGGGTGGGTGGTTTTGAGGCGCATTGGGATGTGCCTTCCGGCGACGACGATTTGCTGGTGAACGCGGCGGCCACCTCCCGCAACACCGCGATTTGCCTGCACCCTGATGCCTTCGTGTTTTCGGAAAGCAAAAAAACATGGCGCGAGTGGGTGCGGCAAAAACAACGGCACTTGGGTGCCGGCAAGCGGTATCGGTGGCGCCATCAAGCCGTGCTGGCGAGTGTCAGTTTGTCTCACGTTTTGCACTATTTGATGTTTGTGGCGTTGTTGGCGGCGGGGTTTGGCATGGTAAGTGTCGTGTTTTTGTTTTGCCTGCGCAGTGCTTCTTTGCTGTTTCTGTATTGGAAAATCTTGCCCAAATTGCGCGAATCCTCTTTGCTTTCCCTGATTCCGAGTTGCGATGCGCTGTTGGCAGCGTACTATGGAGCATTTGTACCTTTTTTTTTAATCAAGCCACAGAGCAGCCGCTCGACGTGGAAACAATGA
- the cmk gene encoding (d)CMP kinase: MKRIIIAIDGHSACGKSTLAKGLAKALHYAYLDSGAMYRAVTLYFLAHQIDYHAPDAVEEALRHIEIHFERIDGQNRTFLNGRDVERDIREMRVSEHVSPVSAISAVRRAMVAQQQAMGKRRGIVADGRDIGTVVFPDAEIKIFLVADLDVRTSRRHLELAAKGIDADWNEIQKNLLERDRIDSSRADSPLRQAADAIVIDNTLLSEEEQLEKALALVRARVES, translated from the coding sequence ATGAAACGAATCATCATCGCCATTGACGGCCACTCTGCTTGTGGCAAAAGTACCTTGGCCAAAGGACTCGCCAAGGCGCTCCACTACGCCTATTTGGACAGCGGAGCCATGTATCGCGCCGTGACTCTCTATTTTCTCGCTCACCAGATTGACTACCACGCTCCCGATGCCGTGGAGGAGGCCCTGCGCCACATCGAGATTCATTTTGAACGCATTGACGGTCAGAACCGTACCTTTCTGAATGGCCGCGACGTGGAACGCGATATCCGCGAGATGCGCGTGAGCGAGCACGTCAGCCCGGTATCGGCCATTAGCGCGGTTCGCAGGGCGATGGTGGCGCAGCAGCAGGCGATGGGCAAGCGGCGCGGCATCGTGGCCGATGGGCGCGACATCGGGACGGTCGTGTTCCCCGATGCCGAAATTAAAATTTTCCTCGTCGCCGACTTGGATGTACGCACCAGCCGCCGCCACCTTGAATTGGCTGCCAAAGGCATTGATGCAGACTGGAATGAAATTCAAAAAAACCTGCTCGAACGCGACCGGATTGACTCCAGCCGCGCTGACAGCCCCCTTCGACAAGCAGCCGATGCCATCGTGATTGACAACACCTTGCTCTCGGAGGAGGAGCAGTTGGAAAAGGCGCTGGCGCTGGTGCGGGCGCGGGTGGAGTCCTAA
- a CDS encoding SDR family oxidoreductase, with the protein MTSPALFSLYGKTAIVTGATGLLGRQHCLALAEAGACVVVADLDLDTCLAVESTLPDRDHLSLRVDVTDPTSLVAARNSILEKYGQIDVLVNNAAVNDMFENPALAAEQSKFEHYPLEMWRKSLEVNVTGVFLAAQIFGTPMAERGTGSIINIASTYGMVGPDQSLYQKPDGEQVFYKSPAYPATKGAVLNFTRYLAAYWGKNGVRVNSLSPGGVANGQDEWFVDNYSRRTALGRMAQPTDYKGVLVFLASDASAYMTGANVVVDGGWTAV; encoded by the coding sequence ATGACTTCTCCCGCACTATTTTCTCTCTACGGCAAAACCGCCATCGTCACCGGTGCCACTGGCCTGTTGGGCCGCCAACACTGCCTTGCGCTGGCTGAGGCGGGCGCGTGTGTCGTCGTCGCCGATTTGGATTTGGACACCTGTCTTGCGGTGGAAAGCACCTTGCCCGACCGCGACCATCTTTCGCTGCGGGTGGATGTGACCGACCCGACCTCGCTCGTCGCGGCGCGGAATTCGATTTTGGAAAAATACGGGCAAATAGACGTATTGGTGAACAATGCCGCCGTGAACGATATGTTTGAAAACCCCGCGTTGGCCGCCGAACAGTCAAAATTTGAACATTACCCGCTCGAAATGTGGCGCAAATCGCTAGAGGTGAACGTCACGGGCGTTTTTCTCGCCGCCCAGATTTTCGGCACTCCCATGGCTGAGCGCGGCACGGGCAGCATCATCAACATCGCTTCCACCTACGGCATGGTCGGGCCTGACCAGTCCTTGTACCAAAAACCCGACGGCGAGCAGGTGTTTTACAAATCGCCCGCCTACCCCGCCACCAAAGGCGCGGTGCTCAACTTCACCCGCTACCTCGCCGCCTATTGGGGCAAAAACGGCGTGCGTGTCAATTCGCTCTCGCCCGGCGGCGTGGCCAATGGTCAGGATGAGTGGTTTGTGGACAATTACAGCCGCCGCACCGCCCTCGGTCGCATGGCGCAACCCACTGATTACAAGGGCGTTTTGGTGTTTCTCGCCTCCGATGCCTCGGCCTACATGACGGGCGCGAATGTGGTGGTGGATGGGGGATGGACGGCGGTGTGA
- a CDS encoding serine hydrolase, which translates to MKKQTLLLLLCLLFGANVFAQQLQLRAPLRESAHALHDRLAQKTPTGKSPSALLSLEDALNQAFDDVCAPTPIKGINAAVLLPDGSAWKRAHGVAAELPLPIPLTTNHLMGMGSITKTFVSATLLTLVDEGLLTLNDSIGKFLAPYPNVNGKATIRQILSHRSGFSDYLNENPAMTTAWVANLDSIWDTDTILKYYVLAPNFPTGLAWSYSNTNYLLAARIIENITGKTWYEAVRERILTPMNLTRTFAYPWESAGNQPFSHAFADADNNGTVEGLQGIGISMDGLFSIAAGAGCLISTPEDIARFCERLFGGHLLQPATLAAMQTDYLQNASTGIRYGLGAYSLIGLQPLKNWGHDGSLIYQSFGFYFPDLNIAIAVQQNDDRNGTPQMPMNDLVDVFLALLDAYLEYDPNTSTHDVALNEQVRVFPNPTAGALTVQWNEWPSEATHLTLLNAFGQTVRSQQQVRDLQTSLDLSDLPKGLYFLRLQSGASVGAVRVVVE; encoded by the coding sequence ATGAAAAAACAAACTCTCCTCCTCCTCCTCTGCTTGCTTTTCGGAGCCAACGTTTTTGCCCAACAACTTCAACTGCGTGCCCCGCTCCGCGAATCCGCCCATGCACTGCACGACCGATTGGCCCAAAAAACACCGACGGGCAAATCGCCTTCCGCTCTCCTAAGCCTCGAAGATGCCCTCAACCAAGCTTTCGACGATGTGTGTGCCCCCACGCCCATCAAAGGCATCAACGCTGCTGTGCTGCTGCCCGACGGCTCGGCTTGGAAACGCGCGCACGGGGTCGCCGCCGAGCTCCCGCTCCCCATCCCGCTGACCACAAATCACTTGATGGGCATGGGCAGCATCACCAAAACCTTCGTGTCCGCCACGCTGCTGACGCTCGTGGACGAAGGCTTGCTCACGCTCAACGACAGCATCGGGAAGTTTCTCGCGCCATACCCCAACGTGAACGGCAAGGCGACCATCCGCCAGATACTGAGCCACCGTTCCGGTTTTTCGGATTATCTCAACGAGAATCCTGCCATGACGACGGCTTGGGTGGCCAACTTGGACAGCATCTGGGACACCGACACCATCCTGAAATACTATGTGCTGGCACCCAATTTCCCCACTGGCCTTGCGTGGTCTTATTCCAACACCAACTACCTGCTGGCAGCGCGTATCATCGAAAATATCACGGGAAAAACATGGTACGAAGCGGTGCGCGAGCGCATCCTGACCCCTATGAACCTGACGCGCACCTTCGCCTACCCGTGGGAATCGGCAGGCAACCAGCCTTTTTCGCACGCCTTCGCCGACGCGGACAACAACGGCACCGTGGAAGGGCTGCAAGGCATCGGCATCTCGATGGATGGCCTATTCAGCATCGCCGCCGGGGCCGGATGCCTGATTTCAACGCCGGAGGATATCGCGCGTTTTTGTGAGCGCCTGTTCGGAGGACACCTGCTCCAACCCGCCACCTTGGCCGCCATGCAGACGGACTATCTGCAAAATGCCTCCACAGGCATTCGATACGGTCTTGGCGCTTATTCGCTTATCGGTCTGCAGCCTCTGAAAAACTGGGGGCATGACGGGAGCCTGATTTATCAATCGTTTGGGTTTTACTTCCCTGACCTCAACATCGCTATTGCCGTTCAACAAAACGACGACCGCAACGGCACTCCTCAAATGCCGATGAATGACTTGGTGGATGTCTTCCTTGCCCTGTTGGATGCCTACCTCGAATATGACCCCAACACCTCCACCCACGATGTCGCGCTGAACGAGCAGGTGCGCGTGTTCCCCAATCCGACCGCTGGCGCGCTCACGGTGCAATGGAACGAATGGCCCTCCGAAGCCACGCATCTCACCTTGCTGAATGCCTTCGGGCAAACGGTGCGTTCGCAACAGCAGGTGCGCGACTTGCAGACCTCGCTCGACCTTTCCGACCTGCCGAAAGGCTTATACTTCTTGCGTTTGCAAAGCGGAGCGAGTGTGGGCGCGGTGCGGGTGGTGGTGGAGTAG